The Afipia massiliensis genome has a segment encoding these proteins:
- a CDS encoding serine hydrolase domain-containing protein — MNVHATPSAAKATPALPSAKPETIGLSAQRLQRMRDAFQREIDKGTTPGVVSMVARRGQIGWFEAQGKQDPAGSTAMATNSIFRIFSMTKPLVSLGIMMLVEDGHLLLNDPLAKYIPEFGSQKVGVERNGALEFALPVHPITIQDLLRHTSGISYEITGAGMVQRMYAKAKTFRRDITNEEHAKLIASMPLMCQPGTEWNYSRSTDILGRVLEVVSGKLLSAFLSERILSPLQMNETGFHTAQDNKSRIAQPFPADPWTGDKVALFDPLEVAKMESGGGGLVSTAMDYARFCQMLLNGGTLDGNRVIGRTTLAFMASNHLAANVKVESHLLPPGHGFGLGFAVRTDAGMAPYAGSVGQFFWSGVAGTFFWIDPQEDLFAIFLSQGPGQREYFRTLVRSLVYAAVE; from the coding sequence ATGAACGTCCACGCCACGCCAAGCGCCGCCAAGGCAACCCCAGCCCTTCCCTCCGCCAAGCCGGAGACGATTGGCCTTTCCGCACAGCGGCTGCAGCGGATGCGCGACGCGTTCCAGCGCGAGATCGACAAGGGCACGACGCCGGGCGTGGTGTCGATGGTGGCGCGGCGCGGCCAGATCGGCTGGTTCGAGGCGCAGGGCAAACAGGACCCCGCCGGCAGCACGGCGATGGCGACGAACAGCATCTTCCGCATCTTCTCGATGACGAAGCCGCTGGTGTCGCTCGGCATCATGATGCTGGTCGAGGACGGCCATCTCCTGCTCAACGACCCGCTGGCCAAGTACATTCCGGAATTCGGCAGCCAGAAGGTCGGTGTCGAGCGCAACGGGGCGCTGGAATTCGCGCTGCCGGTGCATCCGATTACGATTCAGGACCTGCTGCGTCACACCTCGGGCATTTCATACGAGATCACCGGCGCCGGCATGGTGCAGCGGATGTACGCGAAGGCGAAGACCTTCCGCCGCGACATCACCAATGAGGAACACGCGAAGCTCATCGCCAGCATGCCGCTGATGTGCCAGCCGGGCACGGAATGGAACTACAGCCGCTCCACCGACATTCTGGGCCGCGTCCTTGAAGTGGTGTCAGGCAAGCTGCTGAGCGCCTTCCTGAGCGAGCGCATCCTCAGCCCGCTGCAGATGAACGAAACCGGCTTTCACACCGCGCAGGACAACAAGTCGCGCATCGCGCAGCCCTTCCCGGCCGATCCATGGACCGGCGACAAGGTCGCGCTGTTCGATCCGCTGGAAGTAGCGAAGATGGAATCCGGCGGCGGCGGGCTGGTCTCGACCGCGATGGACTACGCGCGCTTCTGCCAGATGCTGCTGAACGGCGGCACGCTCGACGGCAACCGCGTGATCGGACGCACGACGCTCGCGTTCATGGCGTCCAACCATCTCGCAGCAAACGTCAAGGTGGAGTCGCACCTGCTGCCGCCAGGCCATGGTTTTGGCCTCGGATTCGCGGTGCGCACCGATGCAGGCATGGCACCCTATGCGGGCTCCGTCGGACAGTTTTTCTGGAGCGGTGTCGCAGGCACGTTCTTCTGGATCGACCCGCAGGAAGATCTGTTTGCGATCTTCCTGTCGCAAGGCCCCGGCCAGCGCGAGTATTTCCGCACGCTGGTGCGCAGCCTCGTCTACGCTGCAGTGGAATGA
- a CDS encoding PaaI family thioesterase, which translates to MTDAGARKLAKDGWTIVEDDGFLNLVGPLWHRANDTTGEYAIVAQAKHKNRRGFVQGGLLMTLADRSLGMAARAGSGSSAVVTIQMDTHFIDAAKIGEILISTPRVVRSTRTLIFLNTELTAEGRCVVMASGVFKIMKGAG; encoded by the coding sequence ATGACTGACGCAGGTGCCAGGAAACTGGCGAAAGACGGCTGGACGATCGTCGAGGACGACGGGTTTCTCAATCTGGTGGGACCGCTCTGGCATCGCGCCAACGACACGACGGGCGAATACGCCATCGTTGCGCAGGCGAAACACAAGAACCGGCGTGGGTTCGTTCAGGGCGGGTTGCTGATGACGCTGGCGGACCGTTCGCTCGGCATGGCCGCGCGCGCGGGAAGCGGGTCCAGCGCTGTCGTCACGATCCAGATGGATACGCACTTCATCGATGCGGCCAAAATCGGAGAAATCCTGATCTCGACGCCGCGCGTGGTGCGCAGCACGCGCACGCTGATTTTCCTGAATACCGAACTGACGGCGGAAGGCCGCTGCGTCGTGATGGCAAGCGGCGTGTTCAAGATCATGAAGGGCGCGGGCTGA